One segment of Streptosporangium brasiliense DNA contains the following:
- a CDS encoding DoxX family protein, with protein sequence MRRTLHDLAALAARLGVGGIFFANGWHKLEAGLTATGDQFATLGAPAPGVWAATTMLMELIGGALLVAGLAVPACGLLLFAEAVAVFVLASGDQGLPLTGGDVNLVVALGAASILLAVGGAGRLSVDHMVVIKRREAEAAEDFAAEAEADDVIAALREPEALRPAQPSPPAPSAPAETAVRAERPARAGRVGKPARTTPADGAEPGGDGPESPAVPPRARRRSTASEPEPASHPGQGADTLVAGQKDGPARDGDGA encoded by the coding sequence GTGCGACGAACCCTCCACGATCTCGCCGCCCTGGCCGCCAGGCTGGGGGTGGGCGGGATCTTCTTCGCCAACGGGTGGCACAAGCTGGAAGCGGGGCTGACCGCCACCGGTGACCAGTTCGCCACCCTGGGCGCCCCCGCCCCCGGCGTCTGGGCCGCCACCACGATGCTCATGGAGCTCATCGGCGGAGCCCTGCTCGTGGCCGGGCTCGCCGTACCGGCCTGCGGGCTGCTGCTGTTCGCCGAGGCCGTCGCCGTGTTCGTCCTGGCCAGCGGCGATCAGGGCCTGCCGCTGACCGGCGGCGACGTCAACCTGGTCGTGGCGCTCGGCGCGGCCTCCATCCTCCTGGCGGTCGGCGGCGCGGGCCGCCTGTCGGTCGACCACATGGTGGTGATCAAGCGGCGCGAGGCCGAGGCCGCCGAGGACTTCGCCGCCGAGGCCGAGGCCGACGACGTCATCGCCGCACTGCGCGAGCCGGAGGCCCTCAGGCCCGCCCAGCCCTCCCCGCCCGCCCCGTCCGCCCCGGCGGAGACGGCGGTCCGGGCGGAGCGGCCGGCGCGGGCAGGCAGGGTCGGGAAGCCGGCCCGGACCACCCCGGCGGACGGCGCCGAGCCCGGCGGGGACGGCCCGGAGTCCCCCGCCGTCCCGCCCCGGGCGCGCCGCCGCAGCACGGCGAGCGAGCCGGAGCCCGCCTCCCACCCCGGCCAGGGCGCCGACACCCTGGTGGCCGGGCAGAAGGACGGTCCCGCCCGGGACGGCGACGGCGCCTGA